One region of Bacteroidota bacterium genomic DNA includes:
- the tnpA gene encoding IS200/IS605 family transposase: MPYTKILIHAVWATKDRKTLLNQENKDALCEHIREYSLSKNIHLINVNGWQNHLHCFLSLEPEQNIATLMNLIKGESSHWANKNLKWTEKFGWQDDYFAVSVSESHFDAVNNYISNQEAHHKKKTFQQEYEEFIRNYKFVRQSTDSVTPFGEK; encoded by the coding sequence ATGCCCTACACCAAAATTCTCATTCACGCAGTGTGGGCGACTAAAGACAGAAAGACGCTATTGAACCAAGAGAATAAGGATGCGCTGTGCGAACACATAAGAGAATATTCTCTTTCAAAAAATATTCATCTTATAAATGTAAATGGCTGGCAAAATCACCTGCATTGTTTTTTGTCGTTAGAACCCGAACAAAACATTGCCACGCTGATGAATCTCATTAAAGGAGAATCATCGCACTGGGCGAATAAGAATTTAAAGTGGACTGAAAAATTCGGCTGGCAGGATGATTATTTCGCGGTATCGGTAAGCGAATCGCATTTTGATGCGGTGAATAATTATATCAGCAATCAGGAAGCGCATCACAAGAAAAAAACTTTTCAGCAGGAGTACGAGGAGTTCATAAGGAATTATAAATTTGTCCGACAAAGTACGGACTCCGTAACTCCGTTCGGAGAGAAATAA
- a CDS encoding PorT family protein — MKNEKVRQRESVKVRISHLLTLSPAHFLLFLIPYTLYLIPFTSSAQSTFRAGLAAGLVSSDVVGIDPYDTDYSKLGFTAGGFSNLKLSERNSLQFEILYVQKGSLQPLDTANNNYYFYKLKLNYAEVPLLFIHRFKIAMMKKEAFPLGFEIGPSFGIRTSIRQDGIAYQNGYYLTGVYDYTQFRKTEVAANIGISYYFTKNFLFNVRYSNSIIPVIRHAIPLNTFFWYAFNKGDNTLVSFTFRLLFGGKEK; from the coding sequence ATGAAAAACGAGAAAGTGAGACAACGGGAAAGTGTGAAAGTGAGAATCTCTCACCTGCTCACTCTCTCACCTGCTCACTTTCTCCTTTTCCTTATACCTTATACCCTATACCTTATTCCCTTTACTTCCTCCGCTCAGTCAACCTTCAGAGCAGGGCTGGCGGCAGGATTAGTTTCTTCCGATGTGGTGGGCATTGACCCCTACGATACCGATTACTCAAAACTCGGCTTCACTGCCGGAGGATTTTCCAACCTCAAACTTTCGGAACGCAACTCCCTGCAGTTTGAAATCCTCTATGTGCAGAAGGGAAGTTTGCAGCCCCTCGATACTGCGAACAATAATTATTACTTCTATAAACTGAAACTCAATTATGCCGAAGTGCCGCTGCTGTTCATTCACCGCTTCAAGATTGCCATGATGAAAAAGGAAGCGTTCCCGCTCGGCTTTGAAATTGGTCCTTCGTTCGGCATCCGCACCAGCATCAGGCAGGATGGAATAGCCTACCAGAACGGCTATTACCTCACCGGTGTGTATGACTACACCCAGTTCCGCAAAACAGAAGTTGCCGCCAACATCGGAATAAGTTATTACTTCACAAAAAACTTTCTGTTCAACGTGCGCTATTCCAATTCCATTATTCCCGTAATCAGGCACGCCATTCCGCTCAACACTTTTTTCTGGTACGCATTCAACAAAGGCGACAACACGCTGGTGAGTTTTACTTTTCGGTTGCTGTTTGGCGGGAAGGAAAAGTAG
- a CDS encoding NAD(P)/FAD-dependent oxidoreductase: protein MNDLGIPETFQKRIVIIGGGFGGLKLSELLSPSLFQIVLLDKNNYHNFQPLLYQVATGGLEAESIAYPLRKSLGKNVFFRMMDAEIIFPEKNLVQTSAGNLSYDFLVIASGSKPNFYGIKSIEKNSFTLKSVPDALDIRSWLFQNLETAAYEKEIVEPLSVVIAGGGPTGVEVAGALADMKNHILPRDYRELNFRLAKIYLIEAGERLLGAMSIKSSEHAYNYLRTMGVEIILKQSVKSFDGNEVLLSDGRIIHTKIFLWNAGVIGNFIPGLKEECILKNQRIAVDAYNKVSGYTNIFAIGDAACAEQPHPMLAPAAIQQAKNLAHNLNLSGANHAQWKKFQYTDKGVLATVGRNKAVSEIKNIKLYGFIAWLIWVFVHLMALVGFRNRVIVFTNWVINYFSYNSAIRLIIHPAKKIIVAREKAEAGKEVQ, encoded by the coding sequence ATGAACGATTTAGGAATCCCGGAAACATTTCAAAAGCGAATCGTTATTATCGGAGGAGGATTTGGCGGCTTGAAACTTTCCGAACTGCTTTCTCCTTCACTGTTTCAAATTGTGCTTCTCGATAAAAATAACTACCATAATTTTCAGCCCTTGCTTTACCAGGTTGCCACGGGAGGGCTGGAAGCCGAAAGCATTGCATACCCGCTGAGAAAATCGCTGGGCAAAAATGTTTTCTTCCGCATGATGGATGCAGAAATTATTTTTCCGGAAAAAAATCTGGTTCAGACATCTGCCGGAAACCTCAGTTACGATTTCCTGGTGATTGCATCGGGCAGCAAACCGAACTTTTACGGAATAAAATCCATTGAAAAAAATTCGTTCACGCTGAAATCGGTTCCCGATGCGCTGGACATTCGCAGCTGGCTTTTTCAAAATCTCGAAACTGCCGCTTATGAAAAAGAAATTGTTGAACCGCTTTCGGTTGTAATTGCGGGCGGAGGACCAACAGGAGTGGAAGTGGCGGGCGCATTAGCCGATATGAAAAATCATATTCTTCCGCGCGATTACAGGGAACTGAATTTCCGCCTGGCAAAAATTTATCTCATTGAAGCAGGCGAACGCTTGCTCGGAGCCATGTCAATAAAATCTTCGGAACATGCCTACAACTACCTGCGCACGATGGGCGTGGAAATTATTCTGAAGCAAAGCGTGAAAAGTTTTGACGGCAACGAAGTTCTTCTCTCGGACGGAAGAATCATTCATACAAAAATATTTTTATGGAATGCCGGTGTGATTGGAAATTTTATTCCCGGTTTGAAAGAAGAATGCATTCTGAAAAACCAGCGCATTGCCGTGGATGCATATAATAAGGTAAGCGGCTACACAAATATTTTTGCCATTGGCGATGCTGCCTGCGCAGAACAACCTCACCCCATGCTTGCGCCCGCTGCCATTCAGCAGGCAAAAAATCTTGCGCACAATTTGAATTTGTCGGGCGCCAATCATGCTCAATGGAAAAAATTTCAGTATACCGATAAAGGAGTGCTTGCAACGGTGGGAAGAAACAAAGCCGTTTCAGAAATAAAAAATATAAAGTTGTACGGATTCATTGCGTGGCTCATTTGGGTATTTGTGCACCTGATGGCGCTGGTGGGTTTCCGAAACCGGGTAATTGTTTTTACCAATTGGGTAATTAATTACTTCTCGTACAACAGCGCTATCAGGTTAATCATTCATCCTGCAAAAAAAATAATTGTCGCCAGAGAGAAGGCGGAAGCCGGCAAAGAAGTTCAGTGA
- a CDS encoding recombinase family protein, protein MKAFVMKGYRLGNVPKGYDLYGKRVKDMNFFSPTQKIVINDLGKILQKAWHWKVDEEITDAEIIRRLTIRHDTKMRPQQLHDMWRNPFYCGVQINNLTGWIPIKGHWEAMVSKELFKKVQDIIEGKHIKSKHRKKNPALPLNDIMYCEKCSGKMVGYRVVKSWAELWYYRCQECKGVSINANSTPKSIREGAHEKFVRLLASYSFHPIILEPFKLQFRKSYEYVKREEYENKKIIKQKLLQKEKEFSELRKNKGIGKFQESEEFYAQLKAEYEQQIVDLRVELAKSVAEISNLEELIEKTFSFLSNVSNFWVSNPYEANVELQKVLFPSGIFLDSKKWEYLTPEVNEYFNILASLSKEFDEMNIGTYDHHAKISDIVAREGVEPSTSGL, encoded by the coding sequence ATGAAAGCATTTGTAATGAAGGGTTATCGGTTGGGCAATGTCCCGAAAGGATATGACCTATATGGAAAGAGAGTAAAGGACATGAATTTTTTTTCTCCTACTCAAAAAATTGTAATTAACGATTTAGGAAAAATCTTGCAGAAGGCGTGGCATTGGAAAGTAGATGAAGAAATAACCGATGCCGAAATAATAAGGCGGTTAACAATTAGACATGATACAAAAATGAGACCCCAACAACTCCACGATATGTGGCGCAATCCGTTTTATTGCGGAGTGCAAATAAATAATCTTACTGGATGGATTCCCATAAAAGGACATTGGGAAGCGATGGTATCTAAGGAACTATTCAAAAAAGTGCAAGACATAATTGAAGGCAAGCATATCAAGTCAAAACACCGCAAAAAAAATCCAGCGTTACCATTAAACGATATTATGTATTGCGAGAAATGTAGTGGTAAAATGGTTGGTTATCGCGTTGTAAAAAGTTGGGCAGAATTATGGTATTACAGATGTCAGGAATGCAAAGGAGTTAGTATAAATGCAAATAGCACTCCTAAGTCAATCAGGGAGGGAGCGCACGAGAAGTTCGTCCGTCTGCTTGCATCATATTCTTTCCATCCGATAATTCTTGAGCCGTTCAAACTTCAATTTAGAAAATCGTATGAGTATGTGAAACGGGAAGAATACGAGAATAAAAAAATCATTAAGCAAAAACTTTTACAGAAAGAAAAAGAATTTTCTGAATTGAGAAAGAATAAAGGCATCGGAAAATTTCAGGAGTCGGAAGAATTTTATGCTCAACTAAAAGCGGAATATGAGCAGCAAATTGTGGACTTGCGGGTGGAACTTGCCAAGTCGGTTGCGGAAATATCTAACCTCGAAGAATTGATTGAGAAAACATTCTCATTCCTTTCAAATGTCTCTAATTTTTGGGTTTCCAATCCCTATGAAGCCAATGTGGAACTGCAAAAAGTCCTCTTTCCGAGTGGGATTTTCCTTGATAGTAAAAAGTGGGAGTATCTAACCCCAGAAGTGAATGAATACTTCAATATACTTGCCTCACTTTCAAAGGAGTTTGACGAAATGAATATTGGAACTTACGACCATCACGCAAAAATTTCCGACATAGTAGCGAGGGAGGGAGTTGAACCCTCGACCTCAGGGTTATGA
- a CDS encoding Fic family protein, which translates to MSFSATHPFNLPALPPKLDCNTQSFMRWLLKARAELGELKGYSSALPNPMLLLSPAIIKESVASSEIENINTTVEKVLEQQLFPESEQRTENKEVLHYRDAIVWGFERMNKIPLSSRLITEIHEKLLREKSYGYRKNQNRIENSLTGEVLYTPPASTEILRLIGNWEKFLHHSNDDELDPLIKCAVLHYQFEAIHPFGDGNGRTGRILMVLYLVQEQLLQYPILFISGYITRNRSEYYRLLREVTVKGNWCDFIEYMLRGFYLQAKETKEQLFKVVELLKNHKEKIRKECPNIYSADMVEILFSYPIITPVRLGNLLNIHYTTATRYLKQLNEKKILEHKQVGKYQLYINKKLMSILRG; encoded by the coding sequence ATGTCATTCTCTGCAACACATCCTTTTAACCTGCCCGCACTTCCGCCAAAACTGGATTGCAATACGCAATCATTCATGCGCTGGTTACTGAAGGCGCGGGCGGAACTGGGAGAATTAAAAGGATATTCTTCCGCGCTGCCGAACCCCATGTTGTTATTAAGCCCTGCCATCATTAAAGAATCAGTAGCGAGTTCTGAAATTGAAAACATAAATACCACCGTTGAAAAAGTATTGGAGCAGCAACTCTTTCCCGAATCCGAACAGCGGACAGAAAACAAAGAGGTGCTTCACTACCGAGATGCCATCGTTTGGGGATTTGAGCGGATGAATAAAATTCCTTTGAGCAGCCGACTCATAACAGAGATACATGAAAAGTTGCTCCGCGAAAAAAGTTACGGGTACAGAAAAAATCAAAACCGAATTGAAAATTCTCTGACGGGCGAAGTGCTTTACACGCCTCCCGCTTCAACTGAAATATTACGGCTCATCGGCAACTGGGAAAAATTCCTGCATCATTCCAACGATGATGAACTTGACCCGCTTATTAAATGCGCTGTTTTGCATTATCAGTTTGAAGCGATACATCCATTTGGCGATGGCAACGGAAGGACGGGAAGAATTTTAATGGTGTTGTATCTCGTGCAGGAACAACTGCTGCAATATCCCATTCTTTTTATTAGCGGATACATTACGCGCAACCGCTCGGAGTATTACCGCCTGCTCCGCGAAGTAACTGTGAAAGGAAACTGGTGTGATTTTATTGAGTATATGCTGCGCGGATTTTATTTGCAGGCGAAAGAAACCAAAGAGCAATTATTCAAAGTAGTAGAGTTGCTGAAGAATCACAAGGAAAAAATAAGAAAAGAATGTCCGAATATTTATTCGGCAGATATGGTTGAGATTTTGTTTTCATATCCCATCATTACTCCCGTGCGTCTGGGCAACCTGCTGAATATTCATTACACCACCGCTACCCGTTATTTGAAACAACTGAATGAAAAAAAAATTCTCGAACACAAACAGGTTGGTAAGTACCAACTCTATATCAACAAAAAACTGATGAGTATTTTGCGGGGATAG
- a CDS encoding DUF2130 domain-containing protein, whose translation MAKENSIKCPECGAEIDVNAVLYHQLSEQAKKENEKKFAKKEQELSEKEKQLKEDRKKQDEVVEQEVDSKLKAEKKKLEESIRKKVNDDKMDEMEAMKKELDEKSEQVKQLGKLKADLARTEREKQELKDQITAEQEEKFNQLLAKEKEKIQNDEGEKNKTELQKRQKLIEDLNSKLEEAKRKLVESSNKQTGEIKEIELRDFLKVTFPIDEIGDVPSGVNGADVMQYVRSNIGQPSGLILYERKETQKKWGADWVSKLKDDGRRAKADICVIVSHAMPPDNQETHFREGVWVCTFSDVKILTTLLRDGLIKQYAAITSQTDKGTKAEMLYAYLHSPEFKNHITGVLDAFKKMDAALQKERVDALKKFAERDADILQAKQSLINFWHKVDRIATDSLSKEIKILETPVQPQLGEGQVEAN comes from the coding sequence ATGGCAAAAGAAAATTCCATCAAATGCCCTGAGTGCGGGGCAGAGATTGATGTAAACGCAGTGCTTTATCATCAACTCTCCGAGCAGGCAAAAAAAGAGAACGAAAAAAAGTTCGCCAAGAAAGAGCAAGAACTTTCGGAAAAAGAAAAACAACTTAAGGAGGATAGGAAAAAACAGGATGAAGTAGTCGAACAGGAAGTGGATTCCAAACTTAAAGCAGAGAAGAAGAAATTGGAGGAATCCATTCGCAAAAAAGTGAATGACGACAAAATGGATGAGATGGAAGCAATGAAAAAAGAATTGGATGAAAAATCTGAACAAGTAAAACAGTTAGGAAAATTAAAAGCCGACCTCGCTCGCACCGAAAGAGAAAAGCAAGAACTCAAAGACCAGATAACTGCCGAGCAGGAAGAAAAGTTCAATCAACTTCTGGCGAAGGAAAAGGAAAAGATTCAAAACGATGAAGGGGAAAAAAATAAAACCGAACTCCAGAAACGCCAAAAACTCATAGAGGATTTGAATAGCAAACTTGAAGAAGCCAAAAGAAAATTAGTGGAGAGTTCAAACAAACAGACGGGCGAAATCAAAGAAATAGAGTTGCGGGATTTTCTCAAAGTAACTTTTCCTATTGATGAAATCGGAGATGTGCCGTCAGGAGTGAATGGAGCGGATGTAATGCAGTATGTCCGCAGCAACATCGGGCAACCGAGCGGACTAATTTTATACGAGAGAAAGGAAACCCAAAAGAAGTGGGGTGCAGATTGGGTTTCCAAACTGAAAGATGATGGGAGACGAGCAAAAGCGGATATATGCGTTATTGTTTCTCATGCGATGCCGCCAGATAATCAGGAAACGCATTTCAGGGAAGGTGTTTGGGTTTGTACATTCTCCGATGTAAAAATTCTAACTACGCTGTTAAGAGATGGACTTATCAAGCAATACGCTGCTATTACTTCTCAAACCGACAAGGGAACGAAAGCAGAAATGCTGTATGCCTATTTGCATAGTCCAGAATTTAAGAATCATATTACTGGCGTGCTGGATGCCTTCAAAAAAATGGATGCAGCCCTCCAAAAAGAAAGAGTAGATGCGTTAAAAAAATTTGCTGAAAGAGATGCGGACATTTTGCAGGCGAAGCAAAGTTTAATCAACTTCTGGCACAAAGTGGATAGGATAGCAACGGATAGTTTGAGCAAGGAAATTAAAATTCTGGAAACGCCTGTTCAACCACAGTTGGGCGAAGGGCAAGTGGAAGCAAATTAA
- a CDS encoding PD-(D/E)XK nuclease family protein, which produces MKEQLRISAKDLGAMALPDFCPRCFWIEWHSDSLPFPTPFAGIFSSIDSYTKKVTNIHHDKHNHIPKWFQKFGIKGVPQEVSKNFFIEDNATNIKLTGIPDEVLKDGKNYTILDYKTARFTEHQDELFPMYEIQLNGYAWIADQTGFSPVTKLGLVYYEPQTNLTLDSIQDFLRPTGFTMPFDANYRAVDLNVSKVKRLLKQSREIMDLKKPPKGKSDCENCESVKNLLELLN; this is translated from the coding sequence ATGAAAGAACAATTACGAATTTCCGCTAAAGATTTAGGCGCAATGGCTCTGCCCGATTTCTGCCCGCGCTGTTTCTGGATTGAATGGCATTCCGATTCACTTCCGTTTCCGACACCTTTTGCTGGAATATTTTCTTCCATTGACAGTTACACGAAAAAAGTAACCAACATTCATCACGATAAGCACAATCATATTCCAAAGTGGTTTCAAAAGTTCGGCATCAAAGGCGTTCCGCAAGAAGTTTCAAAGAATTTTTTTATCGAAGACAATGCAACTAATATTAAACTCACGGGAATTCCAGATGAAGTCCTAAAGGATGGAAAGAATTATACTATCCTTGACTACAAGACCGCCCGCTTCACCGAGCATCAGGATGAACTGTTTCCGATGTACGAAATTCAGTTAAATGGCTACGCTTGGATTGCAGACCAAACAGGATTCAGTCCTGTTACCAAACTGGGACTGGTATATTATGAACCGCAGACAAATTTAACGCTGGATAGCATCCAAGATTTTCTTCGCCCCACAGGATTTACTATGCCCTTTGATGCAAATTACAGAGCCGTTGATTTGAATGTGTCCAAAGTCAAACGGCTGTTGAAACAATCGCGGGAAATTATGGATTTGAAAAAGCCGCCTAAAGGAAAATCCGATTGTGAAAATTGTGAGTCGGTGAAAAATCTTTTGGAATTGTTAAACTAA